In Bacillota bacterium, one DNA window encodes the following:
- a CDS encoding Trk system potassium transporter TrkA translates to MPGIHDDVDAVQGTRRNLAARGGRRVRRWGALRGSQGCQAQRQCEDGGGCGRQPDTGSAFTMPDKPQRPCEDPAHAPPSFRPRLGRADRRGLLARNGSAGAKILCRAGAVACRGRCSLRGGEVINCRFADKAQDCAGDGSDGPGGSRPPQREGRAVRVIVIGAGKLGYEIARLLSEENHDIVVIDNDPDALAAVDNLDVLTIEGNGASPVVLAKADVAKTDLLIAAAGSDEVNMIACLAAKRLGVPVCAARIRNRDYLVDDPDLSFRKLGIDVVIDVERTAATEIARILKTPNATQVDYFADGRACVIRVRVDQGAPVTRAPLREIRPDRCVIVLVARDDDFFIPDGDTVIQPGDRIFIVTQTGHFAPIRELTGATERRPLRQVTIVGGGRVGLTLTQLLLRSRRRGMEIKIIEKDYERCMQLASMLDNVIVICGDGEKYEVLEEEMVGRSDAFVAVTSEDGANLLATLAAKELGAAEAVARLSRENYIPLAERAGADAVVVPRLIAASTLLKLVRKDPVVSLALLGDGRAEAVELVVEAGAPAEGKKLAELKKFEDAVVGVLVRDDKVIVPSGETEIHAGDRLVLFGLAAAMPKAQQLFRA, encoded by the coding sequence ATGCCCGGGATCCACGACGACGTGGACGCCGTGCAGGGGACCCGGCGGAACTTGGCTGCGCGGGGCGGGCGACGGGTCCGGCGTTGGGGTGCCTTGCGAGGCTCGCAGGGCTGCCAGGCTCAGCGCCAGTGCGAGGACGGCGGCGGCTGCGGCCGCCAGCCGGACACGGGATCCGCTTTCACCATGCCGGACAAGCCCCAGCGGCCATGTGAGGATCCGGCGCATGCGCCTCCCTCCTTCCGCCCGCGCCTCGGGCGCGCCGACCGGCGCGGTCTGCTCGCACGAAACGGCAGCGCCGGCGCGAAGATCCTATGTAGGGCCGGTGCCGTAGCATGCCGCGGGCGGTGTTCCCTCCGCGGCGGGGAAGTGATAAACTGCAGATTTGCGGACAAGGCCCAAGATTGTGCGGGCGATGGGTCGGACGGGCCGGGCGGCTCGCGGCCGCCGCAGCGGGAGGGACGAGCTGTGCGCGTCATCGTCATCGGCGCGGGGAAGCTGGGCTACGAAATCGCCCGCCTTCTCTCGGAGGAAAACCACGACATCGTCGTCATCGACAACGACCCGGACGCGCTGGCCGCCGTGGATAACCTGGACGTGTTGACCATCGAAGGCAACGGGGCCAGCCCCGTCGTCCTGGCCAAGGCGGACGTGGCCAAGACCGACTTGCTCATCGCGGCGGCCGGCAGCGACGAGGTGAACATGATCGCCTGCCTCGCCGCCAAGCGACTCGGCGTGCCCGTGTGCGCGGCCCGCATCCGCAACCGCGACTACCTCGTCGACGACCCGGACTTGTCTTTCCGCAAGCTGGGCATCGACGTCGTCATCGACGTGGAGCGCACGGCCGCCACCGAGATCGCTCGCATCCTGAAGACGCCCAACGCGACGCAGGTGGACTACTTCGCCGACGGCCGCGCCTGCGTCATCCGGGTGCGGGTGGACCAAGGCGCGCCGGTCACGCGGGCGCCGCTGCGGGAGATACGGCCTGATCGCTGCGTCATCGTCCTGGTCGCGCGGGACGACGACTTCTTTATCCCCGACGGCGACACCGTCATTCAGCCTGGAGACCGCATTTTCATCGTCACCCAGACCGGCCATTTTGCCCCCATTCGCGAGCTGACGGGCGCCACCGAACGCCGTCCGCTGCGCCAAGTGACCATCGTGGGCGGCGGCCGCGTCGGCTTGACGCTCACGCAGCTTTTGCTGCGCAGCCGGCGGCGCGGCATGGAGATCAAGATTATCGAGAAGGACTACGAGCGCTGCATGCAGCTGGCGTCCATGCTGGACAACGTCATCGTCATCTGCGGCGACGGGGAGAAGTACGAGGTGCTGGAAGAAGAGATGGTGGGCCGGTCGGACGCGTTCGTGGCGGTGACCAGCGAAGACGGCGCCAACCTGCTGGCGACGCTGGCCGCCAAGGAGCTGGGCGCGGCCGAAGCCGTCGCGCGCTTGTCGCGGGAAAACTACATTCCGCTGGCGGAGCGGGCTGGCGCGGATGCCGTGGTGGTGCCGCGCCTGATCGCCGCCAGCACGCTGCTCAAGCTGGTGCGCAAAGATCCGGTCGTTTCGCTCGCGCTGCTGGGCGACGGGCGCGCCGAGGCCGTGGAGCTGGTGGTGGAGGCCGGCGCGCCGGCGGAAGGGAAAAAGCTGGCGGAGCTAAAGAAGTTCGAGGACGCGGTTGTCGGCGTGCTGGTGCGGGACGACAAAGTCATCGTGCCGTCGGGCGAAACGGAAATTCATGCCGGCGACCGGCTGGTCTTGTTCGGCCTTGCGGCCGCGATGCCGAAGGCGCAGCAGCTGTTTCGGGCCTGA